A section of the Humulus lupulus chromosome 2, drHumLupu1.1, whole genome shotgun sequence genome encodes:
- the LOC133814261 gene encoding vacuolar protein sorting-associated protein 27-like produces MTEELERARLQSQSQGPTEGSETGSAAESSSIDQYEIMSKVLGERSDFQRGVGYSKGKGKKSASSSTSQSQAQPVHTPQEDMATMAEMMKSMREEIRMLKSQQGPSGNPQHTSTETESRFESLLQRYLPSQPEGGISSQSPPPWSMPQQQQQHVYPPQQNYPNTYGRSSQSPPLYYPDVATGSQTSHPRRRDFGDSSQQQHPQQMYGQFVSPSQQQRYGQFESFLHQSPSPRPHARQFRPSSQHHSTQAPQFASPPLPRPNTSDQDIDLNEYFTPSWPDQNNNN; encoded by the coding sequence atgacggaagagcttgagagggcacgacttcaaagtcagtctcaaggaccgacggagggatctgaaactggatctgctgctgaatcctcgtcgatcgatcagtacgagattatgagtaaagtacttggggagaggtctgactttcaaagaggagtaggttacagcaaaggcaaagggaaaaaatCAGCTTCCAGCTCCACAAGTCAGTCACAGGCCCAACCTGTTCATACACCTCAGGAAGACATGGCTACTATGGCGGAAATGATGAAGTCAATGCGTGAAGAGATCCGGATGTTGAAATCTCAACAAGGTCCATCTGGTAATCCTCAGCATACCAGTACAGAAACTGAGTCGCGGTTTGAAAGCCTTCTCCAACGatatttaccatcacaacctgaaggtggtatatcttctcaaagtccacctccttggtcgatgccacaacaacaacaacaacatgtgTATCCACCTCAACAGAATTATCCAAACACGTACGGACGTTCCTCCCAGTCCCCTCCTTTATATTACCCCGACGTCGCTACCGGATCTCAGACGTCACATCCTAGGCGTCGTGACTTCGGGGATTCATCGCAGCAGCAGCATCCACAGCAGATGTATGGTCAATTTGTAAGTCCGTCGCAGCAGcagaggtatggtcagtttgagagttttTTGCATCAGTCTCCCTCGCCGCGACCACATGCTCGACAATTTAGACCATCTTCGCAGCATCACTCTACACaagcaccacagtttgcttcaccaccattgCCGCGCCCTAATACTAGTGATCAAGATATTGATCTTAATGAGTATTTTACACCAAGTTGGCCagatcaaaacaataataattag
- the LOC133816032 gene encoding protein GLUTAMINE DUMPER 2-like yields MRDLKVLGGSEETTPSPSAVVIKTTTNVWKSPIPYLFGSLAVMLLLISVALLLLIFSYRKRYSSSSSSGEARTGENHNNPTKTVDDGPKIVVIMAGDDAPTYLATPITLADLPPCTCSTATTADHGVDDDDDDAHHGKQGHDLDQAHV; encoded by the coding sequence ATGAGAGACTTAAAGGTACTGGGAGGTAGTGAAGAAACGACACCATCACCATCAGCAGTAGTGATCAAAACGACAACAAATGTATGGAAATCTCCAATACCATACCTGTTTGGAAGCCTAGCTGTGATGCTGTTGCTCATCAGTGTGGCCTTACTCCTCCTCATCTTCTCCTACCGCAAAcgctattcttcttcttcttcttctggggAAGCTCGTACGGGTGAAAATCACAACAATCCAACCAAGACCGTCGATGATGGCCCCAAGATTGTTGTCATAATGGCCGGAGACGACGCCCCCACCTACTTGGCCACTCCAATAACACTCGCAGATCTTCCACCCTGCACCTGCTCCACTGCTACTACAGCCGATCATGGTGTCGACGACGATGATGATGACGCTCATCATGGCAAGCAAGGTCATGATCTTGACCAAGCCCATGTTTGA